The proteins below are encoded in one region of Streptomyces marianii:
- a CDS encoding DUF1059 domain-containing protein codes for MTRKVADCRKFPSETQCTLTISGEEDEVLRAATDHAVSVHGHTESPELREQIRGMLEDEKVSA; via the coding sequence ATGACCAGGAAAGTTGCCGACTGCCGCAAGTTCCCCAGCGAGACGCAGTGCACCCTCACCATCTCGGGCGAGGAGGACGAGGTCCTGCGAGCCGCCACGGACCACGCCGTCTCCGTCCACGGTCACACCGAGTCGCCCGAACTCCGCGAGCAGATACGCGGAATGCTCGAGGACGAGAAGGTCAGCGCCTGA
- a CDS encoding cystathionine gamma-synthase translates to MSDHHSFETLAIHAGNTADPLTGAVVPPIYQVSTYKQDGVGGLRGGYEYSRSANPTRTALEENLAALEGGSRGLAFASGLAAEDCLLRALLVPGDHVVIPNDAYGGTFRLFAKVVQRWGVEYSVADTSDPASVRAALTDRTKVIWVETPSNPLLGITDIAAVADIARTAGAKLVVDNTFASPYLQQPLALGADVVVHSLTKYMGGHSDVVGGALVTADAGLAEELAYHQNAMGAVAGPFDSWIVLRGIKTLAVRMDRHSENAARVAEMLSGHPRVTRVLYPGLEEHPGHEIAAKQMKNFGGMVSFQVRGGEEAAVEVCDRARLFTLGESLGGVESLIEHPGRMTHASVAGSALEVPADLVRLSVGIESADDLLADLQQALGR, encoded by the coding sequence ATGAGTGACCACCACAGTTTCGAGACCCTCGCCATCCACGCGGGCAACACCGCCGACCCGCTGACCGGGGCGGTCGTCCCGCCGATCTACCAGGTGTCCACCTACAAGCAGGACGGTGTGGGCGGGCTGCGGGGCGGTTACGAGTACAGCCGCAGCGCCAACCCGACCCGTACGGCGCTGGAGGAGAACCTCGCGGCGCTGGAGGGCGGCAGCCGTGGCCTGGCGTTCGCCTCCGGGCTCGCCGCGGAGGACTGCCTGCTGCGCGCGCTGCTGGTGCCCGGCGACCACGTGGTGATCCCGAACGACGCCTACGGCGGAACGTTCCGGCTGTTCGCCAAGGTGGTGCAGCGCTGGGGCGTGGAGTACTCGGTGGCGGACACCTCCGACCCCGCGTCGGTGCGGGCCGCCCTCACCGACCGTACGAAGGTGATCTGGGTCGAGACCCCGTCCAACCCGCTGCTCGGCATCACCGACATCGCCGCCGTCGCGGACATCGCCCGCACGGCCGGGGCGAAGCTCGTCGTGGACAACACCTTCGCCAGCCCGTACCTGCAACAGCCCCTCGCACTCGGTGCGGACGTGGTCGTGCACTCGCTCACCAAGTACATGGGCGGTCACTCGGACGTGGTCGGCGGGGCGCTGGTCACGGCCGACGCCGGTCTCGCCGAGGAACTGGCGTACCACCAGAACGCGATGGGCGCGGTGGCCGGGCCCTTCGACTCGTGGATCGTGCTGCGGGGCATCAAGACGCTCGCGGTGCGCATGGACCGCCACAGCGAGAACGCGGCGCGGGTCGCGGAGATGCTCAGCGGCCACCCGAGGGTGACGCGGGTGCTGTACCCGGGTCTGGAGGAGCACCCGGGGCACGAGATCGCGGCGAAGCAGATGAAGAACTTCGGCGGGATGGTCTCGTTCCAGGTCCGGGGCGGCGAGGAGGCGGCCGTCGAGGTCTGCGACCGTGCCCGGCTGTTCACCCTCGGTGAGTCCCTGGGCGGTGTCGAGTCGCTGATCGAGCACCCGGGCAGGATGACGCACGCCAGCGTCGCCGGCTCCGCGCTGGAGGTCCCGGCGGACCTGGTGCGGCTGTCGGTGGGCATCGAGTCGGCGGACGATCTGCTGGCTGACCTCCAGCAGGCACTGGGCCGGTGA
- the msrA gene encoding peptide-methionine (S)-S-oxide reductase MsrA translates to MFLNRRVPELPNPAQALRGRETPEFDVPARHTVLGNPLLGPYPEGLAVADFGLGCFWGAERTFWRIGGVWTTLVGYQGGYTPNPTYEEVCSGLTGHTEAVRVVYDPSVVSYEQLLKVFWEAHDPTQGFRQGNDVGTQYRSAIHTHTPAQAETAEASRVAYQKVLTGAGHGTITTEILPAEGRAFYPAEGYHQQYLDKNPAGYCGIGGTGVSCPIGVAPAHDK, encoded by the coding sequence ATGTTCCTGAACCGCCGCGTCCCTGAGCTGCCCAACCCCGCCCAGGCCCTGCGCGGTCGCGAAACCCCCGAGTTCGACGTCCCCGCCCGCCACACCGTCCTCGGCAACCCGCTCCTCGGCCCCTACCCCGAGGGCCTGGCGGTCGCCGACTTCGGTCTGGGCTGCTTCTGGGGCGCCGAGCGCACGTTCTGGCGGATCGGGGGCGTGTGGACCACGCTCGTCGGCTACCAGGGCGGCTACACCCCGAACCCGACGTACGAAGAGGTCTGCTCGGGCCTCACCGGCCACACCGAGGCCGTCCGCGTCGTGTACGACCCGTCGGTCGTCTCCTACGAGCAGCTGCTGAAGGTCTTCTGGGAGGCCCACGACCCGACCCAGGGCTTCCGCCAGGGCAACGACGTGGGCACCCAGTACCGCTCGGCGATCCACACCCACACACCGGCCCAGGCCGAGACCGCGGAGGCATCCCGCGTCGCGTACCAGAAGGTGCTGACGGGCGCGGGCCACGGCACGATCACGACGGAGATCCTGCCCGCGGAGGGCCGGGCCTTCTACCCGGCCGAGGGATACCACCAGCAGTACCTCGACAAGAACCCGGCGGGCTACTGCGGTATCGGAGGGACGGGCGTGTCCTGCCCGATCGGTGTGGCTCCGGCACACGACAAGTGA